CGAGACGACGTCGCCGCAGGAGATGGTGTCCATCCCGAGGTCGTCACACTGGTCGTTCGCCTTCATGACCGAGACCACGCTGTCGACGCCCGCGTTCGACCCGAACGCCATCACGGTCTCGAACTCCGGTCCCTCCGTTTCGAGCCCCGTCTCCTCGTCCCGCGTCGGGAGTTTGCACGCGAACGCACACTGCGAGCAGGTCCCTTTCCGGTACTTCCGCTCCTCGACGCGGTCGCCGTCGATCCCCTCCGCGCGCTCGAACCGCACCTCGGAGAAGTACCGCGTCGGGAGCGCCCCGACCTGGTTGGCGTAGGCGGTCAGCCCGGCGGTTCCCTGGGCTTTCATCGGGTGGTCGACCGTCGCGGCCTCGCGGTGGATCGCCGATCCCTCCGGCGCGTCGACCTCGTGTGCACTCGCGCCCTCGAACGTGAGCCCCTTGACGTTCTTCGCGCCCAAGACGGCCCCGAGGCCGCCGCGGCCGAAGACGCGGTGGTCGGTCGTGACGACGGCCGCGAAGCGGACCCGGTTCTCGCCCGCCGGGCCGATGCAGGCGACGTGATCGGCTCCGAGTCCGTGCTCACGTTCGACGTAGGCGCTCGTCTCCGAGACGCTCGCGCCGGCGAGGTCGGTCACCGACTCGAACCGGACGCCGTCGTCGCGGACGTGGACGAAGACCGGGTCGTCGCTCGCGCCGACGAGTTCGACCGCGCCGTACCCCGTCGCGGTGACGTTCCGCGAGAGGAAGCCGCCGGCGTTCGACGAGAGCAGGCCACCCGTCAGGGGCGAGACGGACGTCGCGTTCGTCCGCCCCGTGAACGAGGTCCGCGCGCACTGCAGCGGCCCGGTGGTGAACACGAGGCGGTTCTCGGGGCCGAGCGGGTCGACGTCGAACGGGACGCGGTCGTGGACGAGTTTCGTGCCGACGCCGCGCCCGCCGATGTACGCCGCGGCGACGTCGTCCATCGGCTCCTCGCGTGCGGTGCGAGCGCCCACGTCGACGGTCAACAGCGGCCCGCGCACGTGTCGCATGGGTGTCGCGTGTGACGACGGCCGTATGACTGTACCGGAACATATCAACTGGCGTGAAGAACCTATATGTAGCGGGCGTCCACTCGACCGGGCATGGACGCCGTCGACCACATCAACCTCGACGTGGACGACCTCGACGCCTGTTACCCCTTCTACCGCGACCGGCTCGACCTCGACCTGCTCCGCCCGCCCGAGGACTTCGTGGGCGAGCACGCGATGTTCGAGGCCGGCGACACCGTCGTCACGCTCGCAGAGACCGGCCGGGCCGAGGGGTGGGTCCCCGACGAACTGGCCCACCCGCTCGACAAGGCACACCTCGCCTTCTCGACCGACCGGGCGTCGTACGAGGCGCTCGTCGCGGACCTCGACGGCCAGTTCCCCAAGCAGGGACCGTACGACTGGGGGGAGTTCGAGGGCTTTTATTTCCTCGACCCCGACGGTAACCTCCTCGAGGTCGTCACCTACGACCCCGTTCCGGACGACGTGGACCGGACGCTCCTGACCCACGACGACGTGGAGTAGCGACCCCGTCCCCCCCGCGGCGGACGCCTCCTCGCTCCGGGATCGACGCCGGTCTCAGAGCGCGAGTCCGACGTCGCCGCCGAGCACGACGACGACGTACGCCGCGTACAGCGCCAGCAACGCGACGCCGGTCGGCCGGCCGACCCGCCCCCGCCAGAACGCCACCCCGACGACGCCGAGACCGGCGACGAAGAACGGCCAGTGGACGGTCACCACCGTCCCGCTCGTGTCGATCGGGGCCAGGAACGCCAGCACGCCGACGTTCGCCGTGACGAAAAAGAGCGTGCTCCCGACGACGTTTCCGACGCCGAGATGTGGGCGTCCCTGCCGGACGGGTTCGAGGGTGAGGAACAGCTCTTCGAGGGAGGCGACGAAGCTCACGACGGTCGCGCCGAACGCCAGTCCCGTGAGTCCGAGGAGCACGAGCAGGCCGCGCGCGCCCGACACCGCGAGCTCCGACCCGACGGTCATGCCCACGACCGCGAGGAGCGCGACGCCGAACTGGAACCAGCCCTCGCGGCCCCGCCGGACGTCGGCGAGCCACGGGACTCGCT
This Salinigranum marinum DNA region includes the following protein-coding sequences:
- a CDS encoding VOC family protein encodes the protein MDAVDHINLDVDDLDACYPFYRDRLDLDLLRPPEDFVGEHAMFEAGDTVVTLAETGRAEGWVPDELAHPLDKAHLAFSTDRASYEALVADLDGQFPKQGPYDWGEFEGFYFLDPDGNLLEVVTYDPVPDDVDRTLLTHDDVE
- a CDS encoding aldehyde ferredoxin oxidoreductase family protein codes for the protein MRHVRGPLLTVDVGARTAREEPMDDVAAAYIGGRGVGTKLVHDRVPFDVDPLGPENRLVFTTGPLQCARTSFTGRTNATSVSPLTGGLLSSNAGGFLSRNVTATGYGAVELVGASDDPVFVHVRDDGVRFESVTDLAGASVSETSAYVEREHGLGADHVACIGPAGENRVRFAAVVTTDHRVFGRGGLGAVLGAKNVKGLTFEGASAHEVDAPEGSAIHREAATVDHPMKAQGTAGLTAYANQVGALPTRYFSEVRFERAEGIDGDRVEERKYRKGTCSQCAFACKLPTRDEETGLETEGPEFETVMAFGSNAGVDSVVSVMKANDQCDDLGMDTISCGDVVSAYLASEGEFGNTELVHDTVEKIAYREGIGDLLAEGIDRCHGELGVENWSVKGMEFAAHDGRTLNGQALAFATANRGADHLYGSMYVYEYPMVGPEAALDPEGFDGKPERLVRAENHNAVVDSGIVCRFSRDVVSEARLEALLDASIDDLHAVGARIVDLERHFNNRRGFDRADDSLPYSLSGFEAALDGYYHERGWTDEGVVPEGRVASDA